From the genome of Bombus pascuorum chromosome 2, iyBomPasc1.1, whole genome shotgun sequence, one region includes:
- the LOC132916540 gene encoding serine/threonine-protein phosphatase 4 regulatory subunit 1-like isoform X3, with amino-acid sequence MLVEVFRTAASNGTKLNVNEVMHVVRQIADDTDAQVGLDLMEHIPHVVMICHETPHLFDNIFHNHLLDLIIRYLQDQDNQVRMMAQTAVLTLTKKGLIDNTTIEGKLCPVIETLCTSVDFLNSGISLMCKMAPLIGKELTEKIFLDRYIALCEDKEFYTRKFCASHLGELCAAVGRKTLFRKLFPIFVDLCSDKIWGVRKACVDVMMPVSCCMTLQHRRLLLAELLATHLNDESKWVRMSAFQILGPFISTFAKQFTEVTYNQHGELVFTSQQDNCFSIRYSYEGIFPTKCAIRSHTLDMEDHNSKDNFNSSVIIQKPIFEEDDEDESQEDDISTMRAYKSKIQRKHLKNDQILDDTENFNSFLYYYIEPELPLEDDELVEAAKRSAAQNNVDRKPLISTTASSKASSLDAMVKEDRYAEDDIKNFNDQEIVPQHLIDSFLSMAEPEQCSGDMSPGDIPHHCAFSFPAVVLTLGKENWPYLKQAYQSLASANQWKVRRTLASSIHEIAIILGEELTIADLVPIYDGFIKDLDEVRIGILKHLATFLKILKPTVRIQYLPRLKEFLTTDNEWNWRFREELATQLSDIVNLFDPIDVDRFIVSLALDLLRDKYAAVRYVALSLMTQIVAHLSDNKRLVKALFRKLKSLVYARKWIRRQTFAFVCANLISKNAISGDRFSQEMLPTLLEISSDKVPNVRLVVARTLSKNVIPMGSEWLGVKQAEEVENRLREMRSDPDRDVRVLAGGEENAALDILSQTKTEQSRNIMF; translated from the exons ATGCGCAAGTTGGGTTGGACCTGATGGAACACATACCGCACGTGGTGATGATTTGCCATGAGACACCGCACCTATTCgacaatatttttcacaatCATCTCCTCGACCTCATTATCAGATACTTACAAGATCAAGACAACCAG GTACGAATGATGGCTCAGACAGCAGTGTTGACGTTGACGAAGAAGGGACTCATCGATAACACCACGATAGAGGGCAAGCTGTGTCCCGTTATAGAAACCCTCTGTACGTCCGTCGATTTCCTTAACTCTGGCATCTCC CTCATGTGCAAGATGGCTCCACTCATTGGCAAAGAACTGACAGAAAAGATTTTTCTGGACAGATACATCGCCCTCTGCGAAGACAAGGAATTCTATACGAGGAAATTCTGCGCATCGCACCTTGGAGAACTTTGCGCCGCTGTTGGCAGGAAAACTCTTTTTCGGAAATTG TTCCCAATATTCGTCGACCTGTGCAGCGATAAAATATGGGGCGTCCGGAAAGCGTGTGTGGACGTTATGATGCCAGTTTCATGCTGCATGACCCTTCAACATCGTCGATTACTATTGGCAGAGCTTCTAGCCACGCATCTTAACGACGAGTCGAAATGGGTGCGAATGTCtgcttttcaaattttagGACCATTCATATCCACGTTCGCGAAACAGTTCACCGAAGTAACTTATAATCAACACGGCGAGCTAGTGTTTACCAGCCAACAAGATAATTGTTTCAG TATAAGGTACTCATACGAGGGAATATTTCCTACCAAGTGCGCGATACGAAGCCACACGCTCGATATGGAGGACCATAATTCTAAGGATAACTTCAATTCGTCTGTGATAATACAAAAACCAATTTTCGAGGAGGACGACGAGGACGAGTCGCAGGAGGATGATATCTCCACAATGAGAGCTTATAAGTCAAAG ATACAAAGGAAACATCTAAAGAACGACCAAATACTGGACGACACGGAAAACTTCAATTCGTTTCTATACTACTACATAGAGCCAGAGCTTCCACTGGAGGACGACGAGCTAGTCGAAGCTGCCAAAAGATCCGCAGCGCAGAACAATGTAGACCGGAAGCCGTTGATCAGCACTACAGCGTCCAGTAAAGCGTCGTCGTTAGACGCTATGGTAAAAGAAGACAGATACGCAGAAGACGATATTAAGAATTTCAACGATCAAGAGATCGTTCCTCAGCATTTGATCGATTCGTTCTTGTCGATGGCTGAGCCAGAACAATGTTCTGGAGACATGAGCCCCGGAGATATTCCTCATCATTGTGCATTTAGTTTTCCCGCTGTTGTACTCACGttaggaaaagaaaattggcCATATCTGAAGCAAGCCTATCAATCTTTGGCAAGCGCTAATCAATGGAAAGTGAGGCGCACGTTAGCCTCCAGTATTCACGAAATCGCCATAATTCTAGGAGAAGAACTCACTATCGCTGATCTTGTTCCAATCTATGATGGATTTATCAAAGATCTGGATGAGGTCAGAATAGGTATACTCAAGCATTTGGCGACGTTTTTGAAAATACTCAAGCCTACCGTTCGGATCCAGTATTTACCAAGACTGAAGGAATTTCTCACCACCGATAACGAGTGGAACTGGAGATTTCGGGAGGAATTAGCCACTCAGTTGTCAGATATTGTTAATCTGTTCGATCCTATAGACGTCGACCGGTTTATCGTGTCCCTGGCCCTTGATCTACTACGCGACAAATACGCTGCTGTGAGATACGTTGCTCTTTCTTTG ATGACACAAATAGTAGCACATCTTTCTGACAATAAACGTCTTGTAAAAGCGCTGTTTCGGAAGCTCAAATCTCTCGTTTACGCAAGAAAATGGATCAGAAGACAGACGTTTGCATTCGTGTGCGCCAACCTGATTTCGAAAAACGCCATTAGCGGGGATAGATTTTCGCAAGAAATGTTACCTACTTTGTTGGAAATATCTTCCGACAAAGTACCAAATGTGAGACTAGTTGTGGCAAGGACTTTGTCAAAGAACGTTATTCCTATGGGAT CCGAATGGTTGGGAGTGAAGCAGGCGGAAGAAGTAGAGAATAGGCTGAGAGAAATGAGATCAGATCCAGATAGGGACGTTCGAGTTTTAGCCGGTGGTGAGGAGAACGCTGCATTAGATATACTGTCGCAAACGAAAACTGAACAGTCGAGAAACataatgttttaa
- the LOC132904674 gene encoding uncharacterized protein LOC132904674 — translation MLKFATYTVVWILTILLLIAPVIKTERYNTVNTHLSTRHYHNYNYSQNLSNNILSKSIKRNNKCQNYQVDYKWRRRKLCAISDNDKYSTGSLLENNKGTGKRKTLLDYGEPVPLNDVDDPDSLTTHVRVKRSKAESDSISSFRYQQDYLKDLANSFPRDSYESIGENFYDDDASFDRKREIKSQQYFVNDKQFNAIPDENAAITVPSYFGEDKSDINNFISSQFTASGTSALGNNNVKFIDRTKSKESVSLQEPLNDVIINRKSYENPEDENLPDPILAVELVRKKRNDYSKIYNKKNLKKQNSSDLQAKKERSSNEKEQLIPELETFKEHSNPPSSNIADLKVDLLRFRRKTRNNNGDKIKKLKQKKKRVGKKHDFPKNSLRSIKDVRSKNMGRSRVSRKRKMDETKSEGNLKVGIVNVVAKKNNDNNFRRRSVKSKKSVDSTDSENDHLSKNVPSTLHAKLETKSKNKIDDDISILSLVRRDSKAVGGAGDSKAETDKSSNVFVVQNEKQRPFVETEKLMPPQDSKLRAKRNKHTESNHGFLNKEEELKYYKNIQEPGTVVDHCDDEDENQLSMMDEMGPNRAVRSIEEVKELAKKLVTKVNELQNYLNIEETAENEKQETKLKTRAIDDLCANVSSGCGAFKETPEIVQKCVPTKHDRSATKIVERKANPVEMTNKHKLEVKIPKKHSVEKRRSVARHVVKTSSSTSRAIRNEEETKSGRKWGKWTDWSSCSVTCGKGRQIRWRYCLRDCSTAETEMEEKACQLPACPPGKFLGIF, via the exons ATGCTGAAATTTGCAACTTACACAGTGGTTTGGATTCTTACGATCCTTCTGTTAATTGCTCCTGTCATTAAAACCGAGAGATATAATACTGTTAATACCCACTTATCCACGCGTCACTatcataattacaattattccCAAAATT tgTCCAACAACATACTGTCCAAATCTATAAAAAGGAATAACAAGTGTCAAAACTACCAAGTCGATTATAAATGGAGACGGAGAAAGTTATGTGCAATTTCTGATAATGACAAATATTCTACGGGAAGTTTACTTGAAAATAACAAAGGAACAGGTAAAAGGAAGACATTATTAGATTACGGTGAACCAGTTCCCCTGAATGATGTCGATGATCCAGATTCTCTAACAACACATGTACGAGTAAAAAGAAGCAAAGCAGAATCAGACTCCATTTCGTCATTTAGATATCAACAAGATTATTTAAAGGATTTGGCCAACTCTTTTCCTCGAGATTCATACGAGTCAATAGGAGAAAACTTTTACGATGACGATGCGTCGTTCGATAGGAAACGAGAAATTAAATCACAGCAATACTTTGTAAATGACAAACAGTTCAATGCAATTCCAGATGAGAATGCTGCAATCACGGTTCCTTCATACTTTGGTGAAGATAAATCCgacattaataattttattagttcGCAATTTACCGCTAGTGGAACTAGTGCATTAGGGAATaacaatgtaaaatttatagatCGAACAAAAAGCAAGGAAAGTGTATCGTTACAAGAACCATTGAATGATGTTATTATAAATCGCAAATCATATGAAAATCCGGAAGATGAAAATTTACCAGATCCTATACTAGCGGTAGAACTTGTTAGGaaaaaacgaaacgattattcaaagatatataacaaaaagaatttaaaaaagcaaAATTCATCTGATCTGCAagctaaaaaagaaagatcgtCTAATGAAAAAGAACAATTAATTCCCGAATTAGAAACATTTAAAGAGCATTCGAATCCACCCAGTTCAAATATCGCTGATCTTAAAGTAGATCTGTTACGGTTCaggagaaaaacgaggaaCAATAACGGagacaaaataaagaaattaaaacagaaaaagaaacgcgtaGGGAAAAAACAtgattttccaaaaaattctCTGCGGTCAATAAAAGACGTTCGTTCGAAAAATATGGGTCGATCGAGAGTGTCTCGCAAGAGAAAAATGGATGAAACGAAAAGCGAGGGTAATTTAAAAGTAGGAATTGTCAATGTAGTGGCTAAGAAAAATAATGACAACAATTTTCGCCGTAGATCCGTAAAGTCGAAAAAATCCGTCGATAGTACTGATTCTGAAAACGATCATCTTTCAAAAAATGTTCCATCAACGTTGCATGCAAAACTGGAGACAAAAAGTAAGAATAAAATCGACGACGATATTTCCATACTTTCATTAGTGCGAAGAGACTCGAAAGCTGTGGGTGGCGCTGGTGATTCTAAGGCAGAAACGGATAAAAGTTCAAACGTATTCGTCGTACAAAATGAGAAACAAAGGCCATTCGTagaaactgaaaaattaatgCCGCCACAGGATTCGAAATTACGTGCAAAGAGAAATAAACATACTGAATCGAATCACGGTTTCTTAAATAAGGAAGAGGAACTGAAGTATTATAAGAATATACAGGAGCCTGGAACTGTAGTGGATCATTGTGATGACGAAGATGAAAATCAACTTTCAATGATGGATGAAATGGGTCCTAATCGAGCAGTAAGATCGATCGAAGAAGTTAAAGAACTCGCAAAGAAATTAGTAACAAAg GTAAATGAGTTACAAAATTACTTAAACATTGAGGAAACAgcagaaaacgaaaaacaagagacaaaattaaaaacacgTGCGATCGATGATTTATGTGCAAACGTTAGCAGTGGTTGTGGCGCTTTTAAAGAAACACCTGAAATCGTCCAGAAATGTGTACCGACAAAGCATGACAGATCTGCGACCAAAATCGTTGAAAGAAAAGCGAATCCAGTTGAAATGACAAACAAACATAAATTAGAAGTTAAGATCCCAAAAAAACACTCGGTAGAGAAAAGAAGATCAGTGGCTAGACACGTTGTTAAAACATCGTCGAGTACTTCAAGGGCAATTCGTaatgaagaagaaacaaaatcgGGTCGTAAGTGGGGGAAATGGACAGACTGGAGTAGCTGTAGTGTTACTTGTGGTAAAGGTCGTCAAATAAGATGGCGATATTGTTTACGCGATTGTAGTACTGCAGAAACCGAGATGGAAGAGAAAGCTTGCCAATTGCCAGCTTGTCCACCAGGAAAATTCCttggtatattttaa
- the LOC132916555 gene encoding selenoprotein F, translated as MKSSRLAYIFSCILMVNIVSSEFSADDCKSLGFNKANLLCSTCEEFNKHGLTEILSNCKECCLKDNDYDASGLKKYPRAVLEVCTCKFGTYPQIEAFIKSDRPSKYKNLQIKYVRGLDPIIKLLDADNKVEDILDIHKWDTDSVDEFLATHLSMD; from the exons atgaagtCATCAAGATtagcatatatattttcatgtatCTTAATG gtGAACATTGTGTCATCGGAATTTTCAGCTGATGATTGTAAAAGTTTAGGTTTCAATAAAGCTAATTTACTTTGTTCTACCTGTgaggaatttaataaacatggtttaacagaaatatt GAGTAATTGCAAAGAATGTTGTTTGAAAGACAATGATTATGATGCATCTGGATTAAAAAAATACCCACGTGCTGTTCTTGAAGTATGCACATGCAAGTTTGGTACATATCCACAAATAGAag CTTTCATAAAAAGTGACCGACCTagcaaatacaaaaatttacaaataaaatatgttagaGGCTTAGatccaataattaaattattagatgCGGATAATAAAGTTGAAGATATTTTGGACATACACAAATGGGATACTGATTCTGTCGATGAGTTTTTAGCAACTCACCTTTCGAtggattaa
- the LOC132916542 gene encoding zinc finger protein on ecdysone puffs isoform X2 — MCFHGRRLMTPFPRAFHFASFSCAVVEVVTFVQVPSLLSLGNNFSGPGPNFPNQQNFSSGRFNDRPVRHPMKNQRPQPYNKMGNRARDGPAGRRGPSAQQSRAPQSGNQRMNGNQTQHHNDKSSKPIPASKQNQTAKKEQQDVKTSDNEKTEAPAVTSGVNEESDDKKADRKDKKESEDVQMLETEETEEKPQDDEEQKPDKSATEETPPKEANTSTTEKDSKLTGKKSEARHAESRYAEVPMSHMFCHICNKHMWDGYSFENHLRGRAHQLMMEKLDESYKLKVDLMRHELRVAEEQRELSLTNSKRRGKKVSVDLNVREYCTMCDLNFYGTLSTHRKSEKHQQLKTFLHPRCFPCLKEFPSRIEYDEHCLTPGHMKKAVQCEEQRKNKKKEKLAKGESEVRTAEDEEKDVGSDNKNEKEEDSIEEQEYITDIVENLSEKKFKIPSYKYCRQNQVSIGKSMVKEVQGFYCEKCRRFMLLAEDMNAHLRSITHYRNFVQEVKALTSNTETTEQRSTEKLETNEDAQENDKEYDGSWKRRKTVHSEDENNVEVKEVQENNVENANAQKKTDGDEKYDPLEADAESEEEETREAEKSGKQPSQNTVNTLEKKTPVDKIWADIDNDNEAEIGNLIDNEDEKEQVDHEKSIQKLDRDLNPQVKLTRGRGFPRGRGAPRARRARR; from the exons ATGTGCT TTCATGGTAGACGCTTGATGACTCCATTTCCTCGAGCTTTCCATTTTGCCTCCTTTTCTTGTGCTGTAGTCGAAGTTGTTACTTTTGTG CAGGTACCATCACTTCTCAGCCTTGGAAATAACTTTAGCGGACCAGGACCTAACTTTCCAAATCAGCAGAACTTTTCTTCTGGGCGTTTTAATGATCGTCCTGTTAGGCATCCTATGAAGAATCAACGACCACAACCATATAACAAG ATGGGCAATCGCGCCCGTGATGGCCCTGCTGGGCGACGTGGTCCATCTGCACAACAATCTCGTGCACCCCAGTCTGGCAATCAGCGTATGAATGGAAACCAAACTCAACATCACAACGATAAATCTTCTAAACCAATTCCTGCCTCTAAACAAAATCAGACTGCCAAAAAGGAACAGCAGGACGTTAAGACCTCTGATAATGAAAAAACAGAAGCACCTGCTGTAACAAG TGGAGTGAATGAAGAATCTGATGACAAGAAAGCTGATCGGAAGGATAAAAAGGAATCCGAAGATGTTCAAATGTTAGAGACTGaggaaacagaagaaaagCCTCAGGATGATGAAGAACAAAAGCCAGACAAATCTGCAACAGAAGAAACACCACCGAAGGAAGCAAATACATCTACGACGGAGAAGGATTCAAAATTGACAGGCAAAAAATCAGAAGCAAGACACGCTGAAAGTCGTTATGCAGAGGTTCCAATGAGTCATATGTTCTGTCACATTTGTAACAAACATATGTGGGATGGATAT tctTTCGAAAATCACTTACGCGGGCGAGCACATCAATTGATGATGGAAAAGTTAGATGaatcatataaattaaagGTTGATCTCATGCGGCACGAATTAAGAGTAGCAGAAGAACAACGCGAACTTAGTCTGACTAATTCAAAACGTCGTGGTAAGAAA gtGTCTGTAGATTTGAATGTACGTGAATATTGCACAATGTGTGACTTGAATTTCTATGGAACATTATCCACGCACAGAAAGAGTGAGAAACATCAACAGCTAAAAACATTTTTGCATCCAAGATGTTTCCCATGTTTGAAAGAATTCCCATCGCGTATAGAATATGATGAACATTGTTTAACTCCTGGACACATGAAGAAAGCTGTGCAGTGTGAAGAacaacgaaaaaataaaaagaaag aaaaacttGCAAAAGGAGAATCTGAAGTGCGTACTGcagaagatgaagaaaaagaCGTTGGTTCtgacaataaaaatgaaaaggagGAAGATTCTATAGAAGAACAGGAATATATTACGGATATTGTTGAGAATTTGAgtgaaaagaaattcaaaattccaTCTTATAAATATTGTCGACAAAATCAAGTTTCCATTG GAAAATCTATGGTGAAAGAAGTTCAAGgattttattgtgaaaaatgTAGAAGATTCATGCTGTTAGCTGAAGATATGAATGCTCATTTACGTAGTATTACTCATTATCGAAATTTCGTACAAGAAGTAAAGGCTTTAACTTCGAATACAGAAACTACAGAACAAAGATCAACAGAAAAACTTgag ACTAACGAAGACGCTCAAGAAAATGACAAGGAATATGACGGGAGCTGGAAACGTCGTAAAACAGTTCACTCTGAAGACGAGAATAATGTTGAAGTGAAAGAAGTGCAAGAAAACAATGTTGAAAATGCAAATGCCCAAAAGAAAACTGACGGAGATGAAAAGTATGATCCGCTTGAAGCTGATGCAGAATCTGAGGAAGAAGAAACTCGTGAAGCGGAAAAGAGCGGAAAACAGCCTTCGCAAAATACTGTTAATACTCTAGAAAAGAAGACACCAGTTGATAAAATATGGGCCGATATCGATAATGATAATGAGGCGGAAATAGGTAATTTAATTGACAATGAAGATGAAAAAGAACAGGTTGATCATGAAAAATCCATTCAGAAGTTAGATAGAGATCTAAATCCGCAAGTGAAGCTAACACGCGGTCGAGGTTTCCCTCGTGGACGCGGTGCTCCTCGAGCACGAAGGGCTCGACGATAA
- the LOC132916542 gene encoding zinc finger protein on ecdysone puffs isoform X1 gives MSFNRGIKRDSFGNRNFNNRGGGGGGGGGGRVGSMGGSGGGMGGNMSGGMGGGGGGGGGGGGGGSGGMNPWEGGMMPGRGILPTPNNNLSLASPQAQLAIASNLLSNLLRSQQEVQPQQVPSLLSLGNNFSGPGPNFPNQQNFSSGRFNDRPVRHPMKNQRPQPYNKMGNRARDGPAGRRGPSAQQSRAPQSGNQRMNGNQTQHHNDKSSKPIPASKQNQTAKKEQQDVKTSDNEKTEAPAVTSGVNEESDDKKADRKDKKESEDVQMLETEETEEKPQDDEEQKPDKSATEETPPKEANTSTTEKDSKLTGKKSEARHAESRYAEVPMSHMFCHICNKHMWDGYSFENHLRGRAHQLMMEKLDESYKLKVDLMRHELRVAEEQRELSLTNSKRRGKKVSVDLNVREYCTMCDLNFYGTLSTHRKSEKHQQLKTFLHPRCFPCLKEFPSRIEYDEHCLTPGHMKKAVQCEEQRKNKKKEKLAKGESEVRTAEDEEKDVGSDNKNEKEEDSIEEQEYITDIVENLSEKKFKIPSYKYCRQNQVSIGKSMVKEVQGFYCEKCRRFMLLAEDMNAHLRSITHYRNFVQEVKALTSNTETTEQRSTEKLETNEDAQENDKEYDGSWKRRKTVHSEDENNVEVKEVQENNVENANAQKKTDGDEKYDPLEADAESEEEETREAEKSGKQPSQNTVNTLEKKTPVDKIWADIDNDNEAEIGNLIDNEDEKEQVDHEKSIQKLDRDLNPQVKLTRGRGFPRGRGAPRARRARR, from the exons ATGTCTTTCAATCGAGGAATAAAACGTGATTCCTTTGGGAATCGTAACTTCAACAATCGAGGAGGTGGTGGTGGCGGAGGTGGTGGAGGAAGGGTTGGAAGTATGGGAGGAAGTGGTGGAGGTATGGGTGGCAACATGAGTGGCGGAATGGGAGGTGGTGGAGGAGGTGGTGGAGGCGGAGGTGGCGGTGGCAGTGGTGGAATGAATCCTTGGGAAGGAGGAATGATGCCTGGCAGAGGAATTTTACCAACacctaataataatttatctttagCATCACCGCAAGCACAACTAGCAATAGCTAGCAATCTGCTTTCAAACTTACTTCGCAGTCAGCAAGAAGTACAACCACAG CAGGTACCATCACTTCTCAGCCTTGGAAATAACTTTAGCGGACCAGGACCTAACTTTCCAAATCAGCAGAACTTTTCTTCTGGGCGTTTTAATGATCGTCCTGTTAGGCATCCTATGAAGAATCAACGACCACAACCATATAACAAG ATGGGCAATCGCGCCCGTGATGGCCCTGCTGGGCGACGTGGTCCATCTGCACAACAATCTCGTGCACCCCAGTCTGGCAATCAGCGTATGAATGGAAACCAAACTCAACATCACAACGATAAATCTTCTAAACCAATTCCTGCCTCTAAACAAAATCAGACTGCCAAAAAGGAACAGCAGGACGTTAAGACCTCTGATAATGAAAAAACAGAAGCACCTGCTGTAACAAG TGGAGTGAATGAAGAATCTGATGACAAGAAAGCTGATCGGAAGGATAAAAAGGAATCCGAAGATGTTCAAATGTTAGAGACTGaggaaacagaagaaaagCCTCAGGATGATGAAGAACAAAAGCCAGACAAATCTGCAACAGAAGAAACACCACCGAAGGAAGCAAATACATCTACGACGGAGAAGGATTCAAAATTGACAGGCAAAAAATCAGAAGCAAGACACGCTGAAAGTCGTTATGCAGAGGTTCCAATGAGTCATATGTTCTGTCACATTTGTAACAAACATATGTGGGATGGATAT tctTTCGAAAATCACTTACGCGGGCGAGCACATCAATTGATGATGGAAAAGTTAGATGaatcatataaattaaagGTTGATCTCATGCGGCACGAATTAAGAGTAGCAGAAGAACAACGCGAACTTAGTCTGACTAATTCAAAACGTCGTGGTAAGAAA gtGTCTGTAGATTTGAATGTACGTGAATATTGCACAATGTGTGACTTGAATTTCTATGGAACATTATCCACGCACAGAAAGAGTGAGAAACATCAACAGCTAAAAACATTTTTGCATCCAAGATGTTTCCCATGTTTGAAAGAATTCCCATCGCGTATAGAATATGATGAACATTGTTTAACTCCTGGACACATGAAGAAAGCTGTGCAGTGTGAAGAacaacgaaaaaataaaaagaaag aaaaacttGCAAAAGGAGAATCTGAAGTGCGTACTGcagaagatgaagaaaaagaCGTTGGTTCtgacaataaaaatgaaaaggagGAAGATTCTATAGAAGAACAGGAATATATTACGGATATTGTTGAGAATTTGAgtgaaaagaaattcaaaattccaTCTTATAAATATTGTCGACAAAATCAAGTTTCCATTG GAAAATCTATGGTGAAAGAAGTTCAAGgattttattgtgaaaaatgTAGAAGATTCATGCTGTTAGCTGAAGATATGAATGCTCATTTACGTAGTATTACTCATTATCGAAATTTCGTACAAGAAGTAAAGGCTTTAACTTCGAATACAGAAACTACAGAACAAAGATCAACAGAAAAACTTgag ACTAACGAAGACGCTCAAGAAAATGACAAGGAATATGACGGGAGCTGGAAACGTCGTAAAACAGTTCACTCTGAAGACGAGAATAATGTTGAAGTGAAAGAAGTGCAAGAAAACAATGTTGAAAATGCAAATGCCCAAAAGAAAACTGACGGAGATGAAAAGTATGATCCGCTTGAAGCTGATGCAGAATCTGAGGAAGAAGAAACTCGTGAAGCGGAAAAGAGCGGAAAACAGCCTTCGCAAAATACTGTTAATACTCTAGAAAAGAAGACACCAGTTGATAAAATATGGGCCGATATCGATAATGATAATGAGGCGGAAATAGGTAATTTAATTGACAATGAAGATGAAAAAGAACAGGTTGATCATGAAAAATCCATTCAGAAGTTAGATAGAGATCTAAATCCGCAAGTGAAGCTAACACGCGGTCGAGGTTTCCCTCGTGGACGCGGTGCTCCTCGAGCACGAAGGGCTCGACGATAA